Proteins found in one Geomonas subterranea genomic segment:
- a CDS encoding L-lactate MFS transporter, protein MTQTTSNKGWQVVFAGTGINLALGVLYAWSIFKGAIKASIEKGGPDAFQWSLGSINDPYALCCLAFAFSMILAGKCQDKIGPAKTALIGGLLVGAGFSLMGYSNSYAAWVTGFGVLAGSGFGFGYSAATPPALKWFSSKKTGLIAGIVVAGFGLAPVYIAPLSSYLLGAYGIQQSMYILAAGFAVIVCGLSFALANPPKGYVPAEPALKGDEKAAPAKKAVHDANVGEMLRSPKFYMLWATFFIGAGAGLMVIGSVAGLAKKSMGPMAFVAVAIMAIGNASGRVVAGVLSDKIGRRATLTIMLGFQAILMFAAVPVVGSGSAAMLVLLASLIGFNYGSNLTLFPSFAKDYWGFKNYGLNYGVLFSAWGVGGLVMGRVSEMMNAQPGGLNKSFILAGSCLALGTVITFFLREKKAVEVEATELAGEKVTVKVSA, encoded by the coding sequence ATGACACAGACAACATCTAACAAGGGCTGGCAGGTAGTCTTCGCCGGAACCGGAATCAACCTGGCGCTCGGGGTGCTGTATGCCTGGAGTATCTTCAAGGGGGCCATCAAGGCGTCCATCGAGAAAGGGGGACCGGATGCCTTCCAGTGGAGCCTCGGCTCCATCAACGACCCGTACGCTCTCTGCTGTCTCGCCTTCGCCTTCTCCATGATCCTGGCGGGCAAGTGCCAGGATAAGATCGGCCCGGCCAAGACCGCCCTCATCGGCGGCCTCCTGGTTGGGGCAGGCTTCTCCCTCATGGGGTACTCCAACAGCTACGCCGCCTGGGTCACCGGCTTCGGCGTCCTGGCCGGTTCGGGCTTCGGTTTCGGCTACTCCGCCGCCACCCCGCCGGCGCTTAAGTGGTTCTCCTCCAAGAAGACCGGCCTCATCGCCGGCATCGTGGTCGCCGGCTTCGGTCTCGCTCCGGTGTACATCGCGCCGCTTTCCAGCTACCTCCTGGGCGCCTACGGTATCCAGCAGTCCATGTACATCCTCGCCGCCGGCTTCGCGGTCATCGTCTGCGGCCTCTCCTTCGCCCTTGCCAATCCCCCCAAGGGTTACGTTCCCGCGGAACCGGCCCTCAAGGGTGACGAGAAGGCCGCCCCGGCGAAGAAGGCCGTACATGACGCAAATGTCGGCGAGATGCTGCGCTCTCCCAAGTTCTACATGCTCTGGGCCACCTTCTTCATCGGTGCCGGCGCGGGCCTCATGGTGATCGGCTCCGTCGCGGGTCTCGCCAAGAAGAGCATGGGCCCCATGGCCTTCGTGGCGGTGGCCATCATGGCCATCGGCAATGCCTCCGGCCGCGTCGTGGCCGGCGTTCTCTCCGACAAGATCGGCCGTCGCGCCACCCTGACCATCATGCTCGGCTTCCAGGCGATCCTCATGTTCGCCGCGGTGCCGGTGGTCGGCTCCGGCTCCGCCGCAATGCTGGTGCTGCTCGCCTCGCTGATCGGCTTCAACTACGGCTCCAACCTGACCCTCTTCCCCTCCTTCGCCAAGGACTACTGGGGCTTCAAGAACTACGGCCTGAACTACGGCGTGCTGTTCTCCGCCTGGGGCGTCGGCGGCCTGGTCATGGGGCGCGTTTCCGAGATGATGAACGCCCAGCCGGGCGGCTTGAACAAATCCTTCATCCTTGCCGGGTCGTGCCTGGCGCTTGGCACCGTGATCACCTTCTTCCTGCGCGAGAAGAAGGCGGTCGAGGTCGAGGCGACCGAGCTGGCGGGCGAGAAGGTCACGGTCAAGGTGTCCGCCTAA
- a CDS encoding DUF1634 domain-containing protein, with amino-acid sequence MVGIDPEEKAAEHPIELVLARLLRLGSLVAAALLAVGIALMVLGQSAVAPRLITAGLLVLLGTPVLRVLVAAVIFVKERDWHFALFSLVVLCAVAAGIYFGKGM; translated from the coding sequence GTGGTAGGAATCGATCCGGAGGAAAAAGCGGCCGAGCACCCGATCGAGCTGGTGCTGGCGAGGCTGTTGCGGTTAGGGTCCCTGGTGGCTGCGGCGCTCCTCGCCGTAGGGATCGCCCTCATGGTTCTCGGTCAGAGCGCCGTCGCGCCCAGGCTGATCACCGCCGGACTCCTGGTGCTGCTCGGCACCCCGGTCCTGCGCGTGCTGGTGGCCGCCGTGATCTTCGTCAAGGAGCGGGACTGGCACTTCGCGCTGTTTTCCCTGGTGGTGCTCTGCGCCGTGGCCGCCGGGATCTACTTCGGCAAGGGGATGTGA
- a CDS encoding carbonic anhydrase, which produces MKSSKVARRIAVVAAALAATAGLAFASGEVSGISADQALQKLMDGNTRYVESKMSATALCDATARGKLAKSQHPYAIILSCSDSRVPPEIIFDQSLGEVFVVRVAGNVADPLVLGSVEYAAEHLGSPLIMVLGHERCGAVTATVAGGKPEGNIGAIVKEIAPAAKKAKATCKGKAKEEIVECAVEINAKAVAAELPKKSKILAKEMKEGKIKIVAAKYDLDDGKVTLLK; this is translated from the coding sequence ATGAAGAGCAGCAAGGTAGCACGCAGGATCGCAGTAGTGGCCGCAGCCTTGGCCGCGACGGCTGGCCTCGCTTTCGCTTCCGGCGAAGTGAGCGGCATCTCTGCCGACCAGGCGCTTCAGAAACTGATGGACGGCAACACCCGCTACGTGGAGAGCAAGATGTCGGCTACGGCGCTGTGCGACGCCACCGCCCGCGGCAAGCTGGCCAAGAGCCAGCACCCCTACGCCATCATCCTCTCCTGCTCCGACTCCCGGGTCCCGCCGGAGATCATCTTCGACCAGTCCCTGGGAGAGGTGTTCGTGGTGCGCGTCGCCGGCAACGTGGCAGACCCGCTGGTCCTGGGGAGCGTTGAGTACGCGGCCGAACACCTGGGGAGCCCGCTCATCATGGTGCTCGGGCACGAGCGCTGCGGCGCCGTCACCGCGACCGTCGCCGGAGGCAAGCCGGAAGGGAACATCGGCGCCATCGTGAAGGAGATCGCTCCCGCCGCGAAGAAGGCCAAGGCCACCTGCAAGGGGAAGGCGAAGGAGGAGATCGTGGAGTGCGCGGTCGAGATCAACGCCAAGGCCGTTGCCGCCGAGCTCCCGAAGAAATCGAAGATCCTCGCCAAGGAAATGAAGGAAGGAAAGATCAAGATCGTCGCCGCCAAGTACGACCTCGATGACGGCAAGGTCACTTTGCTTAAATAG
- a CDS encoding GSU3473 family protein: MKIPVVFADERRGLVKAEELQQLIEQAVIVSFLRSDGECVQVGVDSVRGMGGRTYRGPERRGNVLFC; the protein is encoded by the coding sequence ATGAAGATTCCGGTTGTGTTTGCTGATGAAAGACGCGGGCTGGTAAAGGCAGAGGAACTCCAGCAATTGATAGAGCAGGCGGTGATTGTCTCTTTCCTGCGCAGCGACGGTGAGTGCGTGCAGGTCGGGGTCGACAGCGTGAGGGGAATGGGGGGAAGGACCTATCGCGGCCCCGAGCGCCGGGGGAACGTCCTGTTCTGCTGA
- a CDS encoding glycosyltransferase family 4 protein, producing the protein MKILFVSLFLPQQKAYHAGGRYVNELVRRLSQRHEIHLATRLEEGEEPLLSELTPYCAGIHPFSYPRLPKRGVLASLRLAANYLAFSIFANRLIQRGDYDLVQVEWVETAVMIRRGAAPMVLDAHDVITKPARRSYLRSRGFARLAQLVRWQLVRFLEVAIMGRFDRIFTMSEFDRGYLLDLAPGLKVTTVPIPAGMDLTPAVYPRVPGRLLFLASYKYRPTNVEAALWFHAEVLPLVRREVPEAEFVIAGFGPPPQLVELAERDPRTRVTGFVDDTDELYKSASVFVAPILTGGGIIVKVLDALAAGTPVVTTSFGNEGIGAIAGRDLLVADTAREFAAAVVTLLRDRPYAEQVAASGSAFVAGHFSIAAVLERIESSYRELAAAATDVPAAPPPR; encoded by the coding sequence ATGAAGATCCTGTTCGTCTCACTTTTCCTGCCGCAGCAGAAGGCTTACCACGCAGGTGGCCGCTACGTCAACGAGTTGGTGCGTCGTCTGTCCCAGCGGCACGAGATCCATCTGGCAACCCGGCTGGAGGAGGGAGAAGAGCCCCTGCTATCGGAGCTCACCCCCTACTGCGCCGGCATCCATCCCTTCAGCTATCCCCGCCTCCCCAAGCGCGGAGTGCTCGCCTCGCTGCGCCTGGCGGCGAACTACCTCGCTTTCAGCATTTTCGCCAACCGTCTGATACAACGGGGAGATTACGATCTGGTCCAGGTGGAGTGGGTGGAAACCGCTGTCATGATCCGGCGCGGCGCGGCCCCCATGGTCCTGGATGCACATGACGTCATCACCAAGCCCGCCCGGCGCTCCTACCTGCGCAGCCGGGGCTTTGCCCGCCTGGCGCAGTTGGTCCGCTGGCAGCTGGTGCGGTTTCTGGAAGTGGCCATCATGGGGCGCTTCGACCGGATCTTCACCATGTCCGAATTCGACCGGGGCTACCTGCTCGACCTCGCGCCCGGGCTCAAAGTCACCACGGTCCCCATCCCCGCGGGGATGGACCTCACCCCCGCCGTCTACCCGCGGGTGCCGGGACGGCTCCTGTTCCTCGCTTCCTACAAGTATCGGCCAACCAATGTGGAGGCGGCACTGTGGTTCCACGCGGAGGTCCTGCCGCTGGTGCGCCGCGAGGTTCCCGAGGCCGAGTTCGTCATCGCCGGCTTCGGTCCACCGCCTCAGCTGGTGGAACTGGCCGAGCGGGACCCGCGAACCCGGGTCACCGGTTTCGTGGATGACACCGACGAACTGTACAAGAGCGCGTCCGTTTTCGTGGCGCCGATTCTAACCGGAGGCGGCATCATCGTCAAGGTCCTGGACGCGCTGGCAGCGGGCACCCCTGTGGTCACCACGTCCTTCGGCAACGAGGGAATCGGCGCCATTGCAGGAAGGGATCTTCTGGTCGCCGACACCGCGCGGGAGTTTGCCGCCGCCGTCGTCACCCTGCTGCGCGACCGCCCCTACGCCGAGCAGGTGGCGGCCAGCGGCAGCGCCTTCGTGGCCGGCCACTTCAGTATCGCAGCCGTGCTCGAGCGGATCGAGTCGAGCTACCGTGAACTCGCCGCTGCCGCCACAGACGTCCCCGCTGCCCCGCCGCCCCGCTGA
- a CDS encoding sulfite exporter TauE/SafE family protein, translating into MVITFITIFAIGIAAGVVGAILGLGGGIIIVPALTLGFGMPMRTAVAASTVCIIATSTGAAVAFLRDRLTNTRVAIWLEMGTSMGALTGALVAALVNQRVLFVLFGLLLAYSAYNMFRTRKEHARPEVIPDAISAKLRLGGSYYDKALGRRVEYQVTRTLPGLVIMYFSGAAAGLLGIGAGIFKVPAMDQVMGMPFKASSATSNFMIGVTAASGAVVYFARGDVKPLVAGPVVLGVLLGAILGARLMMRMPASKIRLFFMPILAYTAIEMIYKGVKWW; encoded by the coding sequence GTGGTAATCACCTTCATAACGATATTTGCGATCGGAATCGCGGCCGGGGTGGTCGGGGCGATCCTGGGCCTTGGGGGCGGCATCATCATCGTCCCCGCCCTCACCCTCGGCTTCGGCATGCCGATGCGCACCGCGGTCGCAGCCTCGACCGTCTGCATCATCGCCACCTCGACCGGCGCCGCGGTGGCCTTTCTGAGAGACCGCCTCACCAACACCCGCGTGGCGATCTGGCTCGAGATGGGAACCTCGATGGGGGCCCTGACTGGCGCCTTGGTGGCGGCCCTGGTGAACCAGCGCGTCCTGTTCGTCCTCTTCGGCCTCTTGCTGGCCTATTCGGCCTACAACATGTTCCGCACCCGGAAAGAGCACGCCAGACCAGAGGTGATTCCGGACGCCATCTCCGCGAAGCTCAGGCTCGGCGGCTCCTACTACGACAAGGCGCTGGGGCGCCGGGTGGAATACCAGGTGACCCGGACGCTGCCGGGGCTCGTCATCATGTACTTCTCCGGGGCTGCCGCGGGGCTTTTGGGGATCGGGGCGGGGATCTTCAAGGTGCCGGCCATGGACCAGGTGATGGGGATGCCCTTCAAGGCATCCAGCGCCACCTCCAATTTCATGATCGGGGTGACCGCGGCCTCGGGGGCGGTGGTGTACTTCGCGCGCGGCGACGTGAAGCCCTTGGTGGCGGGGCCGGTGGTGCTCGGGGTGCTCCTCGGGGCGATCCTCGGCGCCCGCCTGATGATGCGCATGCCGGCCAGCAAGATCAGGCTTTTCTTCATGCCGATCCTGGCGTACACGGCCATCGAGATGATCTACAAGGGGGTGAAGTGGTGGTAG
- a CDS encoding sensor histidine kinase, whose protein sequence is MANKHETGKETGEAQEASQRARDQFFRLMAEQVKDYALILLNLKGEIISWNSGAERITRYLAHEILGKHFSVLHPKEEIRSGAPQRELSIADTMGSIELQGWRLRKDGSRFFAAITLNQLRDPSDEHAGYVLILHDNTERRAAEEAMAKSRTMLERLFETAPDAIVVVDGGGVIRKVNQQAEVIFGYMREELVGQRIELLIPKRFHKRHRQHLRNYFSDPRARKMGIGLELYGRHKNGAEIPVDIMLNPIETQESTWVFAVIRDITIQKQGEAKILELNLALRHQLEQLAATNRELESFSYSVSHDLRAPLRHIIGFVDLLNSKAGTGLDEKSRHYLDVIGGAAKKMGLLIDDLLAFSRMGRSEMMKGWVDLALLVREIVADLQADLQDREVEWEIGQLPVVLGDAAMLRQVLINLIGNAVKFTRSRAVARIAIGAVRQENEQEIFVRDNGVGFDEAYANKLFGLFQRLHANEEFEGTGVGLAIVQRIVLRHGGRVWAEGGVGTGACFWFSLPNQAG, encoded by the coding sequence ATGGCCAATAAACACGAAACGGGCAAGGAAACCGGCGAGGCACAGGAAGCATCCCAGCGGGCGAGGGACCAGTTCTTCCGACTGATGGCGGAACAGGTGAAAGACTACGCCCTGATCCTGCTCAACCTCAAAGGCGAGATCATTTCCTGGAACAGCGGTGCCGAGCGGATCACCCGGTACCTGGCTCACGAGATACTCGGGAAGCATTTCTCGGTACTGCACCCCAAGGAGGAGATCCGCTCGGGCGCGCCGCAGCGCGAGCTTTCCATCGCGGATACCATGGGAAGCATCGAGTTGCAGGGATGGCGCCTGCGCAAGGATGGCAGCCGTTTCTTCGCCGCCATCACCCTCAACCAACTGCGGGACCCCTCCGACGAGCACGCGGGGTACGTGCTGATCCTGCACGACAACACCGAGCGGCGGGCAGCCGAGGAGGCCATGGCGAAGAGCCGCACCATGTTGGAGCGCCTCTTCGAAACCGCACCCGACGCCATCGTGGTAGTGGACGGCGGCGGCGTGATCCGCAAGGTGAACCAGCAGGCGGAGGTGATCTTCGGCTACATGCGCGAGGAGTTGGTGGGGCAGCGCATCGAGCTCCTCATCCCCAAGCGCTTCCACAAACGCCACCGCCAGCACCTGCGTAATTACTTCTCCGACCCGAGAGCCCGCAAGATGGGGATCGGGCTGGAGTTGTACGGGCGCCACAAAAACGGCGCCGAGATACCGGTGGACATCATGCTGAACCCCATCGAGACGCAGGAATCGACCTGGGTCTTCGCCGTCATCCGGGACATCACCATCCAAAAGCAGGGGGAGGCCAAGATCCTGGAACTGAACCTCGCCCTCAGGCACCAACTGGAGCAGTTGGCCGCCACCAACCGGGAACTGGAATCGTTCAGCTACTCGGTCTCCCACGACCTGCGCGCGCCGCTTCGGCACATCATCGGGTTCGTCGATCTGCTCAACTCAAAGGCGGGGACGGGGCTGGACGAAAAAAGCCGCCACTACCTCGATGTCATCGGAGGGGCCGCGAAGAAGATGGGACTCCTCATCGACGACCTGCTGGCCTTCTCCAGGATGGGGCGAAGCGAGATGATGAAGGGATGGGTGGACCTGGCCCTTCTGGTGCGGGAGATCGTGGCCGATCTTCAGGCGGACCTGCAAGACAGGGAGGTGGAATGGGAAATCGGGCAGCTGCCGGTGGTGCTGGGAGATGCCGCCATGCTGCGCCAGGTGCTGATCAACCTGATCGGCAACGCGGTCAAGTTCACCCGGTCCCGCGCCGTCGCCAGGATAGCCATCGGCGCGGTGCGACAGGAAAACGAGCAGGAAATTTTCGTTCGCGACAACGGTGTCGGTTTTGACGAGGCCTACGCCAACAAGCTGTTCGGGCTGTTCCAGCGCCTGCACGCCAACGAGGAGTTCGAAGGGACCGGCGTGGGGCTCGCCATCGTGCAACGAATCGTTCTGCGGCACGGAGGCAGGGTGTGGGCCGAGGGGGGAGTCGGAACAGGCGCCTGCTTCTGGTTCTCACTCCCAAACCAGGCGGGGTGA
- a CDS encoding cytochrome c3 family protein has protein sequence MRTQLSKQSVMRKMVGLACAASMILGLAQGAGAFGTVGSSTGSETCAYTLQLQNSVQARRDYLVKVDAIRGSNYTAGGSVDEMYGNVVPAAYSDDDSAGATGSLTVLFRSVKREATANFGGTPDDLSVGCLSCHDGVGASQINVDFRDRPSDRRSMVNSFSSDHPLGMTYDAYVAANRGYKPVGSNTKMIFVNGKVGCLTCHDPLNTEKGHLVMSDYGSALCKTCHDK, from the coding sequence ATGAGAACTCAACTGAGCAAACAGAGCGTGATGCGGAAGATGGTAGGGCTGGCATGTGCGGCATCGATGATTCTGGGCCTGGCCCAGGGCGCCGGCGCTTTTGGAACCGTCGGCTCCAGCACTGGCAGCGAGACCTGTGCCTACACCCTTCAGCTGCAAAACTCGGTGCAGGCCCGCAGGGATTACCTGGTGAAGGTAGACGCGATCCGTGGCTCTAACTACACCGCCGGCGGCAGCGTCGACGAGATGTATGGCAACGTGGTTCCCGCAGCCTACTCCGATGATGATTCCGCCGGTGCCACAGGGAGCCTCACGGTCCTCTTCCGTTCCGTCAAGCGCGAAGCCACCGCGAACTTCGGTGGAACACCCGACGACCTCTCCGTCGGTTGCCTTAGCTGCCATGACGGCGTGGGGGCTTCCCAGATCAACGTCGACTTTAGGGATCGCCCCTCCGACCGGAGGTCGATGGTCAATTCCTTCAGCAGCGACCACCCCCTGGGGATGACTTACGACGCCTACGTGGCCGCGAACCGGGGCTACAAACCCGTCGGCAGCAACACCAAGATGATCTTCGTGAACGGCAAGGTCGGCTGCCTCACCTGCCACGATCCCCTGAACACGGAGAAAGGGCACCTGGTGATGAGCGATTACGGCAGCGCTCTCTGCAAGACCTGCCACGACAAGTAA
- a CDS encoding OmpA family protein → MTTAPKTLKAIDSFGLSPVVGGYYFSSTHALDPAPTYGVRVSYDHVGKGLIDSIGVEATFNYLSTTVKNSDKKATAYLFRTDAIYSFDPRSKWVPFLALGAGGIFENRDGARDSSPFLNFGVGIKYFFDDYLAVRADLRQLMVYNNVNTSNDFELTTGLTYYFGKERKKKAPPPPPPKPVIPVPQIVEEAPAATPATQEAPAVAAPPPDIVELLGATGAAALGLNTLPPQFQPGTAPQAQPKVPAQAYKSTLKQMPKVAAPPKAAPVAEPAPPVAKVPEAVPAPAPISKPAPVPVQPPAAVPPPAVAQAPQPAAPPQEPARQPQRSIRTLTIEFLFSSPAIRPIYQAQLAAFAALMKANTESTALIEGHTDNVGDSKSNLDLSQQRAQNVKNELLKHGVDPAKVTIKGYGFSKPRASNKTNEGRQKNRRAVVTLTLVITQ, encoded by the coding sequence GTGACCACAGCACCCAAGACACTGAAGGCCATAGACTCCTTCGGGCTCTCTCCTGTTGTCGGCGGCTATTATTTTTCCTCCACTCACGCCCTCGACCCCGCCCCCACCTACGGTGTGAGAGTGAGCTATGACCATGTGGGCAAGGGCTTAATCGACAGCATCGGCGTCGAGGCCACCTTCAACTACCTCAGCACCACCGTGAAGAATTCGGACAAGAAGGCGACCGCCTACCTGTTCCGCACCGACGCGATCTACTCCTTCGATCCCAGGAGCAAGTGGGTTCCGTTCCTCGCACTGGGGGCGGGGGGGATCTTCGAGAACCGCGACGGGGCCCGGGACAGCAGCCCCTTTCTCAACTTCGGCGTTGGCATCAAGTACTTCTTCGATGACTACCTGGCCGTCAGGGCGGACCTGCGCCAGCTGATGGTCTACAACAACGTCAACACCAGCAACGACTTCGAGCTCACCACCGGCCTGACCTACTACTTCGGCAAGGAACGCAAGAAGAAGGCGCCTCCTCCCCCCCCGCCCAAGCCGGTGATCCCGGTGCCCCAGATCGTGGAGGAAGCACCCGCGGCCACCCCGGCGACGCAGGAAGCCCCTGCGGTGGCGGCACCGCCCCCCGACATCGTCGAGCTTTTGGGAGCGACGGGCGCAGCGGCGCTGGGTCTCAACACCCTGCCGCCGCAGTTCCAGCCCGGCACGGCGCCCCAGGCGCAGCCAAAGGTTCCCGCGCAGGCGTACAAGTCCACGCTCAAGCAGATGCCCAAGGTCGCGGCGCCGCCCAAGGCGGCACCGGTCGCCGAACCTGCTCCGCCCGTTGCCAAGGTCCCGGAGGCGGTACCGGCCCCGGCTCCGATATCCAAGCCTGCACCGGTACCGGTTCAGCCGCCTGCGGCCGTGCCGCCGCCGGCAGTTGCGCAAGCGCCCCAACCGGCGGCGCCCCCGCAGGAGCCGGCGCGCCAGCCGCAGCGCTCCATCAGGACTCTCACCATAGAGTTCCTGTTCAGCAGTCCTGCCATCCGGCCTATCTACCAGGCGCAGTTGGCAGCGTTCGCCGCACTGATGAAGGCGAACACCGAATCGACCGCCCTTATCGAAGGGCACACGGACAACGTGGGCGACAGCAAGTCCAACCTGGACCTCTCGCAGCAGCGCGCGCAGAACGTCAAGAACGAGCTGCTCAAGCACGGCGTCGATCCCGCCAAGGTAACCATCAAGGGTTACGGCTTCTCCAAGCCGCGGGCCAGCAACAAGACCAACGAGGGGAGACAGAAAAACCGCAGGGCGGTTGTGACGCTCACCCTGGTGATCACGCAGTAA
- a CDS encoding Spy/CpxP family protein refolding chaperone, translated as MKTQLKQLALFTCITASAVLGSQNAFAGLGPMHEDGGKGCVERQKHGGHRGMFMKMAGELGLSDQQKNEARAIFEAGRARNAPLFASLRHERHELQSLVRSGSADEPAIRAQAARVAALQADFAVQRAAQSRQFIALLTPEQTAKFKTVREARHGDRVPTPRNGR; from the coding sequence ATGAAAACACAGCTGAAGCAACTGGCACTGTTCACCTGCATCACCGCGTCAGCCGTTTTGGGGAGCCAGAACGCGTTCGCCGGCTTAGGCCCGATGCATGAGGACGGCGGCAAAGGGTGCGTCGAGCGGCAAAAACATGGCGGGCACCGGGGGATGTTCATGAAGATGGCCGGGGAACTGGGTCTCTCCGACCAGCAAAAGAACGAGGCACGGGCCATCTTCGAGGCCGGCCGCGCCCGGAACGCCCCGCTGTTCGCGTCCCTCAGGCACGAGCGGCACGAACTGCAGTCCCTGGTGCGCTCCGGCAGCGCCGACGAACCGGCCATCAGGGCGCAGGCGGCAAGAGTGGCGGCGTTGCAGGCGGACTTCGCCGTGCAAAGAGCCGCGCAGAGCAGGCAGTTCATCGCCCTGCTGACGCCGGAGCAGACGGCGAAGTTCAAGACCGTGCGCGAGGCGCGCCACGGTGACCGGGTCCCAACTCCCCGTAACGGCCGATAA
- a CDS encoding DUF309 domain-containing protein — protein sequence MTAQGMPERGRCDDAPPPELQKAISEFNGGEWFECHETLEELWVGEKGALRDFYQGVLQVAVALYHWRNGNFKGAEGLLGRAADLLRRVPRSCLGVDVARLVAEADVLHEALLFLGEERMGELDPALIPKLHPPAP from the coding sequence GTGACGGCGCAGGGGATGCCGGAAAGGGGGCGCTGTGATGATGCGCCCCCGCCGGAGCTGCAAAAGGCGATCAGTGAGTTCAACGGCGGGGAATGGTTCGAGTGCCACGAGACGCTTGAGGAGCTCTGGGTGGGCGAGAAGGGGGCGTTGCGCGATTTCTACCAGGGGGTCTTGCAGGTCGCCGTCGCGCTCTACCACTGGCGTAACGGCAACTTCAAGGGAGCCGAGGGGCTGCTTGGACGCGCCGCCGACCTCTTGAGGCGGGTCCCGCGGAGCTGCCTCGGTGTGGACGTGGCGCGGTTGGTGGCAGAGGCGGACGTGCTGCACGAGGCGCTGCTCTTCTTGGGGGAAGAACGGATGGGGGAACTCGACCCCGCATTGATCCCGAAACTGCACCCCCCCGCCCCCTGA
- a CDS encoding pilus assembly protein TadG-related protein has translation MIVSEEESAFDTSYVTIMLVVFLVVTGLAIDIGYMYVSEEDLQHSAEMAALTGAQSIKQRYLLQAQTDPARLPDVSRDPVQSQARGVAVDLVTGKHDAAALVGLLNNNGNALTGDNDITVGFWNMSSRSYTPGATPVNAMQVRTRRTAESSSVGLGTLGTFIAKISGTEDFGSTPVATAALVPGTRSNIAICAEACQPSCTFPQICSITERRMSHSAWDPNSGGSLSGHYLYTSLLHPVTITNSMSDLVCQEMPVQEVCGLPIFAAASDSDVVLRDVKAMMYDPQVDRSNKEYDKNGRLVGWWVIVPATDCSGFLPAGSYQQHKVARYSLVRISRICTSGAAGCGKSSGQGDLPATSCTPGGDGLYIDRISCVGCDSQARKLLPGLRPVLVD, from the coding sequence ATGATCGTGTCTGAAGAAGAGTCCGCCTTCGATACCAGCTATGTCACCATCATGCTGGTCGTCTTCCTGGTCGTGACAGGTCTTGCCATCGATATCGGGTACATGTACGTGAGCGAGGAGGACCTGCAGCACTCCGCCGAGATGGCGGCCCTCACCGGAGCCCAGAGCATCAAGCAGCGCTACCTGCTGCAGGCGCAGACCGATCCCGCGCGTCTCCCCGACGTCTCCAGGGATCCGGTCCAGTCACAGGCCCGGGGCGTAGCGGTCGACCTGGTCACCGGCAAGCACGACGCCGCGGCGCTGGTCGGGCTTTTGAACAACAACGGCAATGCCCTCACCGGCGATAACGACATCACGGTCGGCTTCTGGAACATGAGCAGCCGCAGCTACACACCCGGGGCCACTCCGGTCAACGCCATGCAGGTGAGGACCAGGCGCACCGCCGAGAGCAGCTCGGTCGGGCTCGGGACGCTTGGGACCTTCATCGCCAAGATCAGCGGCACCGAGGACTTCGGCTCCACCCCGGTGGCGACGGCCGCCCTGGTGCCGGGGACCCGCTCCAACATCGCCATCTGCGCCGAGGCCTGTCAGCCTTCCTGCACCTTCCCCCAGATCTGCAGCATCACCGAACGGCGGATGAGCCACTCCGCCTGGGACCCCAACTCGGGAGGCTCCCTCTCCGGCCACTACCTCTACACCTCGTTGCTGCACCCGGTGACCATCACCAACTCCATGTCCGACCTCGTCTGCCAGGAGATGCCGGTGCAGGAGGTCTGCGGTCTCCCCATCTTCGCCGCGGCCAGCGACAGCGACGTCGTCCTGCGCGACGTCAAGGCGATGATGTACGATCCACAGGTGGACCGCTCCAACAAGGAGTACGACAAAAACGGCAGACTGGTCGGGTGGTGGGTGATCGTTCCGGCCACCGACTGCTCCGGCTTCCTCCCCGCCGGGAGTTACCAGCAGCACAAGGTGGCCAGGTACTCCCTGGTGCGTATCAGCAGGATCTGCACCAGCGGCGCCGCCGGGTGCGGCAAATCCTCGGGGCAGGGCGATCTCCCCGCCACATCCTGCACTCCGGGGGGGGACGGTCTGTACATCGACCGTATTTCCTGCGTCGGGTGCGACAGCCAGGCCCGGAAACTCCTGCCGGGGCTGCGCCCGGTGCTGGTGGACTAG